In Vespa velutina chromosome 1, iVesVel2.1, whole genome shotgun sequence, the following proteins share a genomic window:
- the LOC124947773 gene encoding uncharacterized protein LOC124947773 isoform X2 — MSMLEEGRVDEESISRLSTQEYDTVPPQLKKVNELLKSINTQLEDCALECQAKVSHQQWKIFSSKTVIHEPWEESVLARTFFSEKILDETFQNLLSCNKSFLQQLNDFIVLLQNKQPNLSISEKQDVPMYCPDITASQISMCKPIAETLDLSLLNYTNSNVLRKEGNHFHTHFLGINNSFADVIKAKINFDTKFLGFEAVLHKTSTTSPSDVSCLCKICSNDSVRQKRKIEKLTLDKKQKKMNDRIIRQTKTSKWKRSTRSKKSFIRRRGKKQSASLGDGDQSNAICKRKK, encoded by the exons atGTCTATGCTCGAAGAAGGACGCGTCGATGAAGAGAGTATTTCACGCTTGTCTACTCAAGAATACGATACCGTACCACCACaattgaaaaaagtaaatgaattGTTAAAATCCATAAATACACAGTTGGAAGACTGTGCTTTAGAATGTCAAGCCAAAGTTTCGCATCaacaatggaaaatatttagcTCCAAGACGGTCATACATGAACCTTGGGAGGAATCCGTATTAGccagaacatttttttctgaaaaaatCTTGGATGAAACCTTTCAAAACTTACTTTCATGCAATAAATCTTTCTTGCAGCAACTTAACGATTTCATTG TGCTCCTACAAAATAAGCAACCTAATTTATCGATCTCGGAGAAACAAGATGTACCAATGTATTGTCCAGATATAACTGCGAGTCAAATATCAATGTGCAAGCCAATTGCAGAAACGCTTGATCTTTCGTTGCTAAACTATACAAACTCAAATGttttaagaaaagaagggaaccACTTTCATACTCATTTCCTTGGAATTAATAATTCGTTTGCCGATGTTATCAAGGCCAAAATCAATTTTGATACTAAGTTTTTAGGATTTGAAGCGGTGTTACATAAAACATCAACTACATCACCAAGTGATGTTTCTTGTCTTTGCAAAATTTGTTCAAAC gaTAGTGTAAggcaaaagaggaaaatagaaaaattgacattggataagaaacaaaagaagatgAACGATCGGATAATAAGACAAACGAAAACATCGAAGTGGAAACGAAGTACTAGAtctaaaaaaagttttattcgaAGACGAGGAAAAAAGCAGTCAGCATCTCTTGGCGATGGTGATCAATCGAATGCAAtatgcaaaagaaagaaatga
- the LOC124947869 gene encoding glucose-induced degradation protein 4 homolog: protein MPVKVDVIPPPPANSKQPGVTKSLLYNGSRFQGSQKSKGNSYDVEVVLQHVDEENSYLCGYLKIKGLTEEFPTLTTFFDGEIISKKYPFLTRKWDADEDVDKKHWSKFESFCQYAKTFNSDTFDYEALKGTDFVFMRWKEHFLVPDHTIKDINGASFAGFYYICFQKSAATIEGFYYHRSSEWYQSLNLRHVPEHSIQIYEFR, encoded by the exons ATGCCGGTGAAAGTTGATGTAATTCCACCGCCGCCTGCTAATTCGAAGCAGCCGGGTGTTACAAAATCGTTGCTCTACAACGGTTCGCGCTTTCAGGGATCGCAAAAGTCGAAGGGCAATAGTTACGACGTTGAAGTTGTTTTGCAG CATGTGGATGAGGAAAACAGCTACTTATGCGGTTATCTTAAAATAAAGGGTCTTACAGAAGAATTTCCCACATTAACTACGTTTTTTGATGGTGAAATTATTTCCAAAAAATATCCATTTTTAACTCGTAAATGGGACGCGGATGAAGATGTTGACAAGAAACATTgg agTAAATTTGAATCTTTCTGTCAATATGCCAAAACTTTTAACTCCGACACATTTGATTACGAAGCACTAAAAGGGACAGATTTTGTATTTATGAGATGGAAGGAACATTTTTTAGTTCCTGACCATACTATCAAAGATATTAACGGAGCTTCATTTGCAggcttttattatatttgcttCCAAAAGTCTGCTGCAACGATTGAaggtttttattatcatcgaagTTCTGAATg gTATCAATCATTGAATTTAAGGCATGTTCCAGAACACAGTATACAAATCTATGAATTCAGGTGA
- the LOC124947878 gene encoding gamma-glutamylcyclotransferase-like isoform X1, giving the protein MASTFLYFAYGSNLLMKRIHFNNPTAVRKDIGRLKNYRLDFITYTKRWGGAAATIVPTENCSVWGAIWELDMCNLSTLDCQEGVMDNIYFPLMVNVETPSGTVLECRVYQQCNIPANYIKPMLLPIERRPSPLYLETIIKGAQESQLPDSYIQFLKMISHNGFKGNCEISLSLKEV; this is encoded by the exons ATGGCAAGTACCTTTTTATACTTTGCTTATGGCAGCAATTTGTTAATGAAAAGAATTCACTTCAATAATCCAACAGCCGTGCGAAAGGACATTGGTCGCTTAAAA AATTACAGGCTTGATTTTATAACTTACACAAAAAGATGGGGTGGAGCAGCAGCTACGATAGTTCCTACAGAAAATTGTTCTGTATGGGGTGCAATTTGGGAATTGGATATGTGCAATCTTTCTACGTTGGATTGTCAAGAGGGTGTTATGgataatatatactttccaTTAATGGTTAACGTTGAAACTCCCAGTGGTACTGTTTTAGAATGTAGAGTATATCAACAATGTAATATTCCAGCGAACTATATAAAACCAATGCTCCTACCAATCGAGAGGCGACCATCGCCTCTTTATTT agaaacaattattaaagGTGCTCAAGAGAGCCAACTTCCTGATagttatatacaatttttaaagatgATATCGCACAATGGATTTAAGGGAAATTGTGAAATTAG CCTATCCTTGAAAGAAGTTTAA
- the LOC124947878 gene encoding gamma-glutamylcyclotransferase-like isoform X2, translating to MNYRLDFITYTKRWGGAAATIVPTENCSVWGAIWELDMCNLSTLDCQEGVMDNIYFPLMVNVETPSGTVLECRVYQQCNIPANYIKPMLLPIERRPSPLYLETIIKGAQESQLPDSYIQFLKMISHNGFKGNCEISLSLKEV from the exons ATG AATTACAGGCTTGATTTTATAACTTACACAAAAAGATGGGGTGGAGCAGCAGCTACGATAGTTCCTACAGAAAATTGTTCTGTATGGGGTGCAATTTGGGAATTGGATATGTGCAATCTTTCTACGTTGGATTGTCAAGAGGGTGTTATGgataatatatactttccaTTAATGGTTAACGTTGAAACTCCCAGTGGTACTGTTTTAGAATGTAGAGTATATCAACAATGTAATATTCCAGCGAACTATATAAAACCAATGCTCCTACCAATCGAGAGGCGACCATCGCCTCTTTATTT agaaacaattattaaagGTGCTCAAGAGAGCCAACTTCCTGATagttatatacaatttttaaagatgATATCGCACAATGGATTTAAGGGAAATTGTGAAATTAG CCTATCCTTGAAAGAAGTTTAA
- the LOC124947887 gene encoding uncharacterized protein LOC124947887, which yields MSDKNKRKSRVYLAGKESTVKAVELLKTRLNNKKRSWNNKNNDKCQKMTNRCTSMPLQKKSDYVSLTGFSKSLFMLEIRSHLGKQNWKHIQHLFPFLLDYSNEVEYLIWRYALTILLYSDNSDLSNLQEFLEICVGNHRLNDRKELERLLLLRTRKNS from the exons ATGTCAgataaaaacaagagaaaatctCGTGTGTATTTGGCTGGAAAAGAAAGCACG GTTAAAGCTGTTGAACTTCTAAAAACAAggttaaataataagaagcgAAGTtggaataataagaataacgataagtgTCAGAAAATGACGAATCGTTGCACAAGCATGCCATTACAAAAGAAATCGGATTACGTATCACTTACAGGATTCTCCAAAAGCTTATTTATGTTAGAGATTAGGTCACATTTGGGTAAACAAAATTGGAAGCATATACAACAcctatttccatttttattagattattcGAATGAAGTAGAGTATTTAATTTGGCGTTATGCATTAACAATTTTGTTGTATAGTGATAATAGTGATTTATCCAATTTACAAGAATTTTTGGAGATTTGCGTTGGTAATCACAGATTGAACGATAGGAAAGAATTAGAgagattattgttattacgaaCTAGGAAGAATTCATAA
- the LOC124947823 gene encoding polypeptide N-acetylgalactosaminyltransferase 35A isoform X3: MSTTYTAFITGVVIASLTWILSLYLYSTLSHNEGNKDIYSSSNFLQVLTKTKTFDKGLDTLGMVRNLEDQQKRNEGYKNYSFNILVSDNIGFYRDILDTRNELCQMQKYANNLPNASIVICFYNEHYTTLMRSLQSLIVRTPMSLLHEIILVNDYSESNMLHEKIKRYIDNFNGKVKLFKTERREGLIRARMFGARKATGNVLIFLDSHIEVNKEWIEPLLSRIAYSRTIVPMPVIDIINADTFQYTGSPLVRGGFNWGLHFKWDNLPVGTLTNHEDFVKPIKSPTMAGGLFAIEKTYFMELGEYDPGMDIWGGENLEISFRIWMCGGSIELIPCSRVGHVFRRRRPYGSNEQYDTMLKNSLRVAHVWMDEYKDYFLKNVKKIDYGDISDRIALRQKLNCKSFAWYLKVVYPELVLPDDNESQLKDKWSKLDQKPMQPWHSRKRNYIDQYQIRLTNSTLCIQSERDIKTKGSKLILAPCLRIKSQMWYETAKNELILGQVLCMEGGGKIPKLGKCHEMGGNQDWRHKSSNGTPIYNMAIGTCLGVLRAIKKAEIIMDLCTKSDVSSMSWDLVRSKIGQKTISISNRL, encoded by the exons ATGTCGACAACGTACACAGCATTTATAACTGGGGTTGTGATAGCATCGCTAACATGGATATTGAGCTTATACCTTTACTCGACGCTTTCCCATAACGAAGGAAATAAGGATATTTACTCGtcatcaaattttttacaagTTTTAACGAAGACCAAAACTTTTGATAAAG GATTGGATACTTTAGGAATGGTGAGGAATTTGGAAGatcaacaaaaaagaaatgaaggatataaaaattattcatttaacatCTTGGTATCGGATAATATTGGCTTTTACAGAGACATATTAGACACAAGAAATGAATTGTGTCAAATGCAAAAGTATGCAAATAATTTGCCAAACGCCAGTATCGTTATTTGTTTCTACAACGAACATTATACAACGCTCATGAGATCTTTGCAATCTTTGATCGTAAGAACACCAATGTCATTAttacatgaaattattttagtgAATGATTATAGCGAGAGTAATATGttacatgaaaaaataaaacgttacatcgataattttaacggcaaagtaaaattatttaaaactgAAAGGAGGGAAGGATTGATTAGAGCAAGAATGTTTGGTGCGAGAAAGGCAACAGGgaacgttttaatatttttagacAGTCACATTGAAGTAAATAAAGAATGGATAGAACCTCTTCTTTCGAGAATAGCATATTCAAGGACTATTGTGCCTATGCcagttatcgatattataaacgCAGATACATTCCAATATACTGGGAGCCCTTTGGTCAGAGGAGGTTTCAATTGGGGACTGCATTTTAAATGGGACAACTTACCCGTTGGTACATTGACCAATCACGAAGACTTTGTAAAACCTATCaa ATCGCCAACTATGGCAGGAGGATTGTTTGCTATCGAGAAAACATACTTTATGGAGTTAGGTGAATATGATCCTGGCATGGACATTTGGGGTGGTGAAAATCTAGAGATCTCCTTTAGA atatggATGTGTGGTGGAAGTATTGAACTTATACCATGTTCAAGAGTTGGTCATGTTTTTAGAAGACGCAGACCATATGGCAGTAACGAACAATATGATACAATGTTAAAGAACTCTTTACGCGTTGCACATGTATGGATGGAcgaatataaagattattttttaaaaaatgttaagaaaATAGATTACGGTGATATTTCCGATAGAATTGCTTTGcgacaaaaattaaattgcaaAAGTTTTGCTTGGTATCTCAAAGTAGTTTATCCCGAATTAGTATTGCCGGATGATAATGAAAGCCAATTAAAGGACAAATGGTCAAAGTTAGATCAAAAGCCAATGCAACCTTGGCATTCAAGGAAGAGGAATTACATTGATCAATATCAAATAAGACTTACCAATTCCACATTGTGTATTCAAAGTGAAAGAGATATCAAGACTAAAGGTTCGAAACTCATTTTAGCTCCGTGTTTAAGAATTAAATCACAG ATGTGGTATGAAACGGCAAAAAATGAATTGATACTTGGACAAGTGCTTTGTatggaaggaggaggaaagataCCGAAGCTTGGAAAGTGTCATGAGATGGGTGGAAATCAAGATTGGCGACATAAAAGCTCC AATGGTACACCTATTTACAATATGGCAATTGGTACGTGCTTGGGAGTCTTACGAGCAATTAAAAAGGCAGAAATTATCATGGATTTATGTACCAAGTCTGATGTGTCGTCGATGTCTTGGGATCTTGTACGTTCTAAAATAGGACAGAAAACAATCAG CATATCAAATCGTTTGTGA
- the LOC124947823 gene encoding polypeptide N-acetylgalactosaminyltransferase 35A isoform X1 produces MSTTYTAFITGVVIASLTWILSLYLYSTLSHNEGNKDIYSSSNFLQVLTKTKTFDKGMNNYENSNKLLHHLQAVSLKPALSLSNGLDTLGMVRNLEDQQKRNEGYKNYSFNILVSDNIGFYRDILDTRNELCQMQKYANNLPNASIVICFYNEHYTTLMRSLQSLIVRTPMSLLHEIILVNDYSESNMLHEKIKRYIDNFNGKVKLFKTERREGLIRARMFGARKATGNVLIFLDSHIEVNKEWIEPLLSRIAYSRTIVPMPVIDIINADTFQYTGSPLVRGGFNWGLHFKWDNLPVGTLTNHEDFVKPIKSPTMAGGLFAIEKTYFMELGEYDPGMDIWGGENLEISFRIWMCGGSIELIPCSRVGHVFRRRRPYGSNEQYDTMLKNSLRVAHVWMDEYKDYFLKNVKKIDYGDISDRIALRQKLNCKSFAWYLKVVYPELVLPDDNESQLKDKWSKLDQKPMQPWHSRKRNYIDQYQIRLTNSTLCIQSERDIKTKGSKLILAPCLRIKSQMWYETAKNELILGQVLCMEGGGKIPKLGKCHEMGGNQDWRHKSSNGTPIYNMAIGTCLGVLRAIKKAEIIMDLCTKSDVSSMSWDLVRSKIGQKTISISNRL; encoded by the exons ATGTCGACAACGTACACAGCATTTATAACTGGGGTTGTGATAGCATCGCTAACATGGATATTGAGCTTATACCTTTACTCGACGCTTTCCCATAACGAAGGAAATAAGGATATTTACTCGtcatcaaattttttacaagTTTTAACGAAGACCAAAACTTTTGATAAAG gCATGAATAACTATGAAAATAGCAACAAGCTGCTGCATCATTTACAAGCAGTTTCGCTTAAACCTGCCCTTTCATTAAGCAATG GATTGGATACTTTAGGAATGGTGAGGAATTTGGAAGatcaacaaaaaagaaatgaaggatataaaaattattcatttaacatCTTGGTATCGGATAATATTGGCTTTTACAGAGACATATTAGACACAAGAAATGAATTGTGTCAAATGCAAAAGTATGCAAATAATTTGCCAAACGCCAGTATCGTTATTTGTTTCTACAACGAACATTATACAACGCTCATGAGATCTTTGCAATCTTTGATCGTAAGAACACCAATGTCATTAttacatgaaattattttagtgAATGATTATAGCGAGAGTAATATGttacatgaaaaaataaaacgttacatcgataattttaacggcaaagtaaaattatttaaaactgAAAGGAGGGAAGGATTGATTAGAGCAAGAATGTTTGGTGCGAGAAAGGCAACAGGgaacgttttaatatttttagacAGTCACATTGAAGTAAATAAAGAATGGATAGAACCTCTTCTTTCGAGAATAGCATATTCAAGGACTATTGTGCCTATGCcagttatcgatattataaacgCAGATACATTCCAATATACTGGGAGCCCTTTGGTCAGAGGAGGTTTCAATTGGGGACTGCATTTTAAATGGGACAACTTACCCGTTGGTACATTGACCAATCACGAAGACTTTGTAAAACCTATCaa ATCGCCAACTATGGCAGGAGGATTGTTTGCTATCGAGAAAACATACTTTATGGAGTTAGGTGAATATGATCCTGGCATGGACATTTGGGGTGGTGAAAATCTAGAGATCTCCTTTAGA atatggATGTGTGGTGGAAGTATTGAACTTATACCATGTTCAAGAGTTGGTCATGTTTTTAGAAGACGCAGACCATATGGCAGTAACGAACAATATGATACAATGTTAAAGAACTCTTTACGCGTTGCACATGTATGGATGGAcgaatataaagattattttttaaaaaatgttaagaaaATAGATTACGGTGATATTTCCGATAGAATTGCTTTGcgacaaaaattaaattgcaaAAGTTTTGCTTGGTATCTCAAAGTAGTTTATCCCGAATTAGTATTGCCGGATGATAATGAAAGCCAATTAAAGGACAAATGGTCAAAGTTAGATCAAAAGCCAATGCAACCTTGGCATTCAAGGAAGAGGAATTACATTGATCAATATCAAATAAGACTTACCAATTCCACATTGTGTATTCAAAGTGAAAGAGATATCAAGACTAAAGGTTCGAAACTCATTTTAGCTCCGTGTTTAAGAATTAAATCACAG ATGTGGTATGAAACGGCAAAAAATGAATTGATACTTGGACAAGTGCTTTGTatggaaggaggaggaaagataCCGAAGCTTGGAAAGTGTCATGAGATGGGTGGAAATCAAGATTGGCGACATAAAAGCTCC AATGGTACACCTATTTACAATATGGCAATTGGTACGTGCTTGGGAGTCTTACGAGCAATTAAAAAGGCAGAAATTATCATGGATTTATGTACCAAGTCTGATGTGTCGTCGATGTCTTGGGATCTTGTACGTTCTAAAATAGGACAGAAAACAATCAG CATATCAAATCGTTTGTGA
- the LOC124947823 gene encoding polypeptide N-acetylgalactosaminyltransferase 35A isoform X2, protein MSTTYTAFITGVVIASLTWILSLYLYSTLSHNEGNKDIYSSSNFLQVLTKTKTFDKGMNNYENSNKLLHHLQAVSLKPALSLSNGLDTLGMVRNLEDQQKRNEGYKNYSFNILVSDNIGFYRDILDTRNELCQMQKYANNLPNASIVICFYNEHYTTLMRSLQSLIVRTPMSLLHEIILVNDYSESNMLHEKIKRYIDNFNGKVKLFKTERREGLIRARMFGARKATGNVLIFLDSHIEVNKEWIEPLLSRIAYSRTIVPMPVIDIINADTFQYTGSPLVRGGFNWGLHFKWDNLPVGTLTNHEDFVKPIKSPTMAGGLFAIEKTYFMELGEYDPGMDIWGGENLEISFRIWMCGGSIELIPCSRVGHVFRRRRPYGSNEQYDTMLKNSLRVAHVWMDEYKDYFLKNVKKIDYGDISDRIALRQKLNCKSFAWYLKVVYPELVLPDDNESQLKDKWSKLDQKPMQPWHSRKRNYIDQYQIRLTNSTLCIQSERDIKTKGSKLILAPCLRIKSQMWYETAKNELILGQVLCMEGGGKIPKLGKCHEMGGNQDWRHKSSNGTPIYNMAIGTCLGVLRAIKKAEIIMDLCTKSDVSSMSWDLVRSKIGQKTIR, encoded by the exons ATGTCGACAACGTACACAGCATTTATAACTGGGGTTGTGATAGCATCGCTAACATGGATATTGAGCTTATACCTTTACTCGACGCTTTCCCATAACGAAGGAAATAAGGATATTTACTCGtcatcaaattttttacaagTTTTAACGAAGACCAAAACTTTTGATAAAG gCATGAATAACTATGAAAATAGCAACAAGCTGCTGCATCATTTACAAGCAGTTTCGCTTAAACCTGCCCTTTCATTAAGCAATG GATTGGATACTTTAGGAATGGTGAGGAATTTGGAAGatcaacaaaaaagaaatgaaggatataaaaattattcatttaacatCTTGGTATCGGATAATATTGGCTTTTACAGAGACATATTAGACACAAGAAATGAATTGTGTCAAATGCAAAAGTATGCAAATAATTTGCCAAACGCCAGTATCGTTATTTGTTTCTACAACGAACATTATACAACGCTCATGAGATCTTTGCAATCTTTGATCGTAAGAACACCAATGTCATTAttacatgaaattattttagtgAATGATTATAGCGAGAGTAATATGttacatgaaaaaataaaacgttacatcgataattttaacggcaaagtaaaattatttaaaactgAAAGGAGGGAAGGATTGATTAGAGCAAGAATGTTTGGTGCGAGAAAGGCAACAGGgaacgttttaatatttttagacAGTCACATTGAAGTAAATAAAGAATGGATAGAACCTCTTCTTTCGAGAATAGCATATTCAAGGACTATTGTGCCTATGCcagttatcgatattataaacgCAGATACATTCCAATATACTGGGAGCCCTTTGGTCAGAGGAGGTTTCAATTGGGGACTGCATTTTAAATGGGACAACTTACCCGTTGGTACATTGACCAATCACGAAGACTTTGTAAAACCTATCaa ATCGCCAACTATGGCAGGAGGATTGTTTGCTATCGAGAAAACATACTTTATGGAGTTAGGTGAATATGATCCTGGCATGGACATTTGGGGTGGTGAAAATCTAGAGATCTCCTTTAGA atatggATGTGTGGTGGAAGTATTGAACTTATACCATGTTCAAGAGTTGGTCATGTTTTTAGAAGACGCAGACCATATGGCAGTAACGAACAATATGATACAATGTTAAAGAACTCTTTACGCGTTGCACATGTATGGATGGAcgaatataaagattattttttaaaaaatgttaagaaaATAGATTACGGTGATATTTCCGATAGAATTGCTTTGcgacaaaaattaaattgcaaAAGTTTTGCTTGGTATCTCAAAGTAGTTTATCCCGAATTAGTATTGCCGGATGATAATGAAAGCCAATTAAAGGACAAATGGTCAAAGTTAGATCAAAAGCCAATGCAACCTTGGCATTCAAGGAAGAGGAATTACATTGATCAATATCAAATAAGACTTACCAATTCCACATTGTGTATTCAAAGTGAAAGAGATATCAAGACTAAAGGTTCGAAACTCATTTTAGCTCCGTGTTTAAGAATTAAATCACAG ATGTGGTATGAAACGGCAAAAAATGAATTGATACTTGGACAAGTGCTTTGTatggaaggaggaggaaagataCCGAAGCTTGGAAAGTGTCATGAGATGGGTGGAAATCAAGATTGGCGACATAAAAGCTCC AATGGTACACCTATTTACAATATGGCAATTGGTACGTGCTTGGGAGTCTTACGAGCAATTAAAAAGGCAGAAATTATCATGGATTTATGTACCAAGTCTGATGTGTCGTCGATGTCTTGGGATCTTGTACGTTCTAAAATAGGACAGAAAACAATCAGGTGA
- the LOC124947856 gene encoding uncharacterized protein LOC124947856, producing MISKMVRKDRYAKSDVQKLEHEIKPDIMLFTENKMLPTFKSVSTKMPPRICSFPNVKPTMMQLSKREKKRTLSFLQSPSHGIYNNIQEKRKVYGSIYEKSYKTRYEKCISRNKLDSQKNDISSTSEQFSYKSRRLKRENENKSLLFPNTINSSDDKCYSQEKMFNSSRESFPISTVVLCSDAREEQKALKRPCEKDKFSAEKNTLVCKKKNIKLHRNNKIFMPMTQNIFQETDKTNINCINYITSNHERTENQYRRDTVGITFSKMKTTNNEDSLIAPMYRSYFCNLITPDLCNNDNRKEDVNAKDKLYTSYSEDMVKIVNHKSEMRLLQVYHPEVCYLCCSREKKSGDTKGSMSAIRYSRSTQCVLDIKNNNSYLHISQSKRNNNQRYDIKCSFEDINCIGMPEKRSWLIKTSEAKENKRCMEDGCDCKIKYSWQIIGTSSQTSKVLLHNDLEENQSQFSDHNDKSSTYKCEIKYSWQIVGTGTQVALQNINDTDYWTGVIFSPNIHRNRKSFIDGEKKKTCNDIDWCELQGWKKKCIILNNQCIQTLAEKKTQTDILDCNVKYSWQDLILRHL from the exons ATGATTAGCAAAATGGTTCGAAAAGATAGGTATGCTAAAAGTGATGTTCAAAAATTGGAACACGAAATTAAACCagatataatgttatttacgGAAAATAAAATGCTTCCTACATTCAAATCCGTATCCACAAAAATGCCTCCAAGGATTTGCTCTTTTCCAAATGTTAAACCCACAATGATGCAACTTTCCAAGCGTGAAAAGAAACGTACGTTGTCGTTCCTACAAAGCCCATCGCACGGCATTTATAATAACATCCAAGAAAAACGGAAG GTATATGGCTCTATTTACGAAAAGTCGTACAAGACGCGATACGAGAAATGTATTAGCCGGAATAAATTAGATTCGCAAAAGAACGATATTTCTAGTACTTCAgaacaattttcttataaatcgagaaggttaaagagagaaaacgaaaataaatctcTATTATTTCCGAATACAATAAATTCATCGGACGATAAATGTTATTCTCAGGAAAAGATGTTTAATTCTAGTAGAGAGTCCTTTCCTATATCAACAGTAGTATTATGTAGCGACGCACGAGAAGAACAGAAGGCGCTTAAACGGCCGTgcgagaaagataaattttctgctgaaaaaaatactttagtttgtaaaaagaaaaatattaaattgcatagaaacaataaaatatttatgccGATGactcaaaatatttttcaagagactgacaaaacaaatataaattgtattaactATATAACGTCGAATCACGAACGTACAGAAAATCAGTATCGAAGGGATACTGTCGGAATAACGTTCTCAAAGATGAAAACTACAAATAATGAAGATTCATTAATTGCTCCAATGTATCGATCATATTTTTGCAATCTCATTACGCCTGATTTATGCAACAACgacaatagaaaagaagatgtCAATGCGAAGGATAAACTTTATACCAGTTATAGCGAGGATATGGTGAAAATAGTAAATCATAAAAGTGAAATGCGATTATTACAAGTATACCATCCTGAAGTTTGTTATTTATGTTgtagtagagaaaaaaaaagtggagaCACGAAAGGTTCAATGAGCGCCATACGTTATAGCAGATCTACCCAATGCGTACtcgacataaaaaataataattcatatttgcACATCTCACAAAGTAAACGTAACAATAACCAACGATATGACATTAAATGTTCGTTTGAGGATATTAATTGTATAGGTATGCCTGAAAAAAGATCGTGGTTAATTAAAACGTCCGAAGCAAAAGAGAATAAACGATGCATGGAAGATGGTTgtgattgtaaaataaaatattcctgGCAGATTATAGGCACAAGTTCGCAAACTTCTAAGGTTTTGCTACATAATGATCtagaagaaaatcaaagtCAATTTTCCGATCATAATGATAAATCTTCAACGTATAAATGCGAGATCAAATACTCTTGGCAAATTGTAGGCACTGGAACGCAGGTTGCATTgcaaaatatcaatgatacgGATTATTGGACCGGAGTTATATTTTCACCGAATATTcatcgaaatagaaaaagctTCATTGatggggaaaagaaaaagacatgcAACGACATTGATTGGTGCGAATTACaaggatggaaaaaaaaatgtataattttaaataatcaatgcATTCAGACGCTCGCCGAGAAAAAAACTCAAACTGACATTCTTGActgtaatgtaaaatattcctGGCAAGATTTAATTCTACGACATCTGTGA